The region CCGAGCAGTACCAGTACATCCTGCGCGACGAATCGATGCACTGCAACTTCGGCATCGACCTGATCAACACCATCAAGATGGAAAACCCGCAGCTGTGGACGGCCGAATTCCGCGAAGAGATCAAGGTCCTGTTCCTGAAAGCGGTCGACCTGGAATACGCGTATGCCGAAGACACCATGCCACGCGGCGTGCTGGGCCTGAACGCCCCGATGTTCAAGGGCTACCTGCGCTTTATCGCCAACCGCCGCGCCCAGCAGATCGGCCTCGAGCCACTGTTCGCGCAAGAGGAAAATCCATTCCCGTGGATGAGCGAAATGATCGACATGAAGAAGGAACGTAACTTCTTCGAAACGCGCGTGACGGAATACCAAACTGGTGGTGCGCTGAACTGGGAATAAGCCGCTTTATCCGTGTATTCAAAAAATGCGCCGTGACGGCGCATTTTTTTATCCGGGCAGGATTGCCGCCGGCACGCGCTTGCCGCGTTGCGCCGTCACCGAACTGCCGACCGACGCCGCGATAATCAAAGCGATCGCCAGCCACTGGATGGCGTCCAGGTACTCTCCCAGCAGGGTCAAAGCCAGCAGGGCCGCCACGGCCGGCTCCATGCTGGCCATGATGCCGAAAGCCTGCGACGACAGGCGTTTCAGGGCCACCATCTCGAGCGAGATCGGGATCGCGCTGGAAATCAGCGCCACGCCCAGCCCCGTGGCCAGTATCGCCGGCGACAGCAGCGCGCTGCCGGCGTGCGCCACGCCCACCGGCACCACCACCAGCGCCGCCACGAACAGGCCCAGCGAGACCGAATGGCCCGCATGCAGATGGCTGGCGCGCTTGCCGAAGATGATGTAGGTGGCCCAGAACACGGCGGCGGCCAGCGCGAACAGCACGCCGGCCGGGTCCAGCGTGGACACGTCATGACCGAGCGGCAGCAGCAGCGCCAGGCCGGCGGCGGCCAGCAGCACCCAGATGAAATCGAGCGGGCGTCGTGAAGAAAACAGGGCGACGGCCAGCGGCCCGGAAAATTCGATCGCCACGGCGAGGCCGAAGGGGATGGTGCGCAGCGACATGTAGAAGCACAGATTCATCGCACCCAGCGCGGCGCCGTACAGGGCCACCGTGCGCGCTTCCTGGCCGCTCAAGGTCCAGCGCCAGGGACGCCAGAACAACAGCAGCAGCAAGGCGGAAAAGCCGACCCGCACGGCCGTCGTGCCCTGTGCGCCGACCACGGGAAACAGGCTGTGCTTGGCCCAGGAGGTGCCGATGCCGAGCGCCGTGACGGCGCCCAGGATAGCGAGGATGGGAATAAGCGGAGCGTGTCGCGGCATGGTCAGGTCAAGGCTAACAAGAAAAGGATGCATTCTATTGTGTTTGCTCCGGCATGGGGAGTCGGCTGTCCGGAAAGCCGGCAGGACGCTGCGTGATGCGACGTTGAAGGACCTCTGTGGCAGCAAAATATCGCTGCAAAAAAACGCGCGGCGTGATGCTCAAATCGCGCGCAATTGCGCGCGGCGACTGGCGCTGAAAACGCCATGCGCGGCTCCGTGTTTGCGCATGCGAAGACCATGCGCGGCGAGTGCCCATATCGGCATGAGCGCATGTAAATTGGTCGTTTGCCGCTCGTTTGTACGTTAGCGCGCCTATCCCTGCAAAAAAGCCCGTGAAAACGTATCGTGCCGGTTGCGCATCGACAAGGTTTTCGTGTACTTTAGGACGATTGCAAATGCGAGTGGTAGTATGCGGGGTTTTTTGACCAGCGCGACGCCAGAAAAAGCTCGCAAAACAGGGATACAGATTTACACGGATATGCACAAAACCACACCGTTTTCGTCTGCCGCCGTGCCCGATTTTTTTCAGGCATGGCGGTTTTTTATTTGACGATACGGTCGGGTGGCGAGCGCGATGCGAGGAGCGGAAAAAACGCACGGCATCGAAAACGAAACAACCGAATTCAGACTTTGCCACCAGCTGCGAGATAAAGCAGGGTGGCACCGACGATGGCTGAAGTGCTGCAAACGTGAGGAGTTGCAGCAGTTCAGCTGGTGCCGAATTCATTAGCGCAAACGACCGTTTGTGCCGATGAATAATTCGCCTGGCCTATCCTTGTGGTGGGTTGGACGGGTTTAAATCTTGTAGCTTAAATTTCTCATCTCAGATGAAGGAGAGACAAATGGCAACAGCCGCTAAGAAATCAGAAGTAAAGAAACCAGCCGCCAAAGCTGCTCCTGCCGCGAAGACGCCGGCAGCCGCAGCCAAGCCGGTTGCCGCCAAACCAGCAGCCAAGGCCGCAGCAAAACCAGCAGCAAAACCTGCGGCCAAACCAGCAGCGAAAGCAGCCGCCAAGCCGGCAGCTAAAGTGGCAGCCAAGCCAGTAGCCAAGGCAGCAGCAAAACCTGCAGCCAAAGCAGCAGCCAAGCCAGCAGCGAAACCTGCGGCAAAAGCAGCGGCCAAGGCCGTGGCAAAACCTGCAGCCAAAGCAGTAGCCAAGCCAGCAGCGAAACCTGTGGCCAAAGCAGCGGCCAAGGCCGTGGCAAAACCTGCAGCCAAAGCAGTAGCCAAGCCAGCAGCGAAACCTGCGGCAAAAGCAGCGGCCAAGGCCGTGGCAAAACCTGCAGCAAAAGCAGCAACCAAGCCTGTGGCGAAACCTGCGGCCAAAGCAGCAGCGAAACCAGCGGCCAAAGCAGCAGCGAAACCAGCGGCCAAAGCAGCAGCGAAACCAGCGGCCAAAGCAGCAGCGAAACCAGCGGCTAAAGCAGCAGCGAAACCAGCGGCTAAAGCAGCAGCTAAACCTGTAGCCAAGCCAGTAGCTAAAGCGGCAGCCAAACCAGCGGCAAAAGCAGCAGCGAAACCTGCGGCCAAAGCCGCAGCCAAGCCAGCAGCAAAAGCAGCAGCCAAACCTGCAGCCAAGCCAGCAGCAAAAGCAACAGCGAAACCTGCAGCGAAACCTGCAGCGAAAGCAGCAGCCAAGCCAGCGGCAAAAGCAGCAGCCAAGCCAGCAGCAAAAGCAGCGGCAAAACCTGCAGCCAAGCCAGCAGCTAAAGTAGCGGCCACACCAGCAGCGAAACCTGCGGCCAAGGCAGCGGCCAAACCTGCAGCGAAGGTTGCAGCAGAAGCCAAGCCGGCAGCGAAACCTGCCGCCAAAGCAGCAGCCAAGCCAGCAGCCAAGCCAGCGGCAAAACCTGCGGCAAAAGCAGCAGCCAAGCCAGCCGCAGCGCCAGCCGCCGCAGCACCGGTAGCCGCAGCAGCACCTGCACCGGCCGCGACGCCAGCAGTTGCAGCACCAGCCGCCGCCAAGCCAGCCGCCAAGAAGGCCGCGCCTAAAAAGGCCGCGCCGAAAAAAGCGGAAGCCGCCAAGCCGGCAGCAGCGCCGATCGCACCTGTAGCAAAAACCGTGTTGGCACCGGCCGCAGCTTGGCCATTCCCGACCAGCACCCGCCCATCGTAATGTGACGAAGCGGATGCCTGCATGAGGCAACACGCCGCTGTGTGATAATCACACAGCGGTTTTTTTTTGGAGAATTCGTTGTGCTGATCACTATCCTTACATTGATCGTTGATACCATTGCCACGCTGCTGGGCGGCGTGCTGCTGCTGCGCTTCTGGATGCAGGCCGTGCGCGTGCGTCCGCCGTCGTCGGTGGCGCAGTTCACCTTTCAATTGACCGACTGGCTGGTGCGCCCGCTGCGCCGCGTCGTGCCGGGCGTGGGCGGCTATGACTGGGCCAGCCTGATCGGCGCCTTCCTGATCGTGCTGCTGGCCACCTGCATCTGGTTTATCGCCGGCCTGCCGGTCGAGGCGGTGCTGCTGAAAGCCCTGCAGCGCTTCCTGCAATGGATACTGTACGGTTTCATGGCGCTGCTGATCATCGAGGCGATCTTCAGCTGGGTCAATCCGCATGCGCCGCTGGCGCCATTCGTACGGGCCCTCAACGAGCCGCTGCTGCGTCCGATTCGCAAGGTGGTGCCGCTGGTGGGCAGCCTGGATTTGTCGCTGCTGGTGGCGTTGATACTGCTGCAGATTGCGCAGATGCTGGTGGGGATGATTTTTGTGATGGGAAGGTGATGCGGGCGGGGTAGGTCGGATTAGCGTAGCGTAATCCGACAACATTGTTGTCGCGGCCGGTGGTGATGTCGGATTACGGCCTGCGGCCTAATCCGACCTACGGTATTAATATCTATTAATAGCGGTAACCAAACGCCGCTTCAAACTGGTCAGCAATGCTCTCCGGCGTAAACACATGGTTTTGCGCGCCTTGGGTGGCGATCTTGATGGCGCCCAGCAGGCTGGCCAGGCGGCCGCTGGTTTCCCAGCCCAGGTCGTTGGTGATGCCGAACAGCAGGCCGGCGCGGTAGGCGTCGCCGCAGCCGGTCGGGTCCAGCACTTCCTTGGCGGCCACGACAGGAATGTCGATGCGCTTGCCGCCCACATGAATTTCCGAACCATTTTCACCGCGCGTGATGACCAGCGCTTCCAGGCGGCTGGCGATTTCCGGCAGGGTCAAGCCCGTGCGTTCCATCAACATTTCCATCTCATAATCGTTGGCCGACACATACGTCGCCTTGTCGATGAAGTCGATCAGCTGTTCGCCATTGAAGCGTGGCAATTGCTGGCCCGGATCGAACATGAAGGGAATGCCCAGCTCGGCCAGGTCGGCGGCGTGTTTCAGCATGCCCTGGTCGCCGTCCGGCGAAATGATGGCGACGCGGGCCGGGCCGGCGTTGGCGATCGGGTTTTCATGCGCGAACGACATGGCGCCCGGGTGGAAGGCGTTGATCTGATTGTTGTCGCTGTCGGCTGTGACGAAGCACTGCGCGTTGTAGCTGTCGGCCTTGATCAGGATGTTGGCGGTGGAAATGCCCAGCTTTTGCAGGCGCTCCAGGTAGGCGGCGCTGTCCTGGCCCATCACGCCGACGATGCGCGGATCGCCGCCCAGCATTTTCAGGCTGTAGGCGATATTGCCCGAGCAGCCGCCGAACTCGGTGCGCATGGTGGGCACCAGGAACGAGACGTTCACTTTGTGCAACTGGTCGGCCAGCAGCGATTCGCCGAAACGGCCCGGGAATTGCATGATGGTGTCGGTGGCGAGCGAGCCGCAGATCAATGAAGTTTTGGTCATGATAGTGTCAGTCAAGGGTAAAAGATGGCGATATGATAGCCAGACGCCGCAAGCTGGTCCAAGCTGAAATACAGTTTGATGTTCTGTTCCGAGCGCGGCGCAAAGCCTTTACTCACATCGGTGCCGGCCGGCAGGTAATCGCGCGGGGCGACCACGCGGCGCAGCACGGGCTTGCCATCGTCGTCGTTGAGGATCAGTTCGATGTTCGGCCAGGCCTGTGCGCTGCGGCCCAGGTTGCGCAGCTGCGAGACGTAGGAAAAACGGTAGGGTGCCAGGGTCTGCAGTTCGCCCTGCTCGATGGCCAGCGCTTCGATCTGCGCAGGCAGGTCGACCTGGCAGCCGCTGACCGAGCACAGCGCGGCCAGGGCCGGCTTGAACTGCGGAAACTGCGCCGCCAGCGGATTGCGGAAGGTGGTCATCACCTGCAGCAGCAACAGCAGCAACAAGGCCACCGCGCCGGCCGCCATCGCGATGCGCAAGGCCTTGCCGCTCTGTTCGCGGCGCCGGCCCTGGGTCACGAAAGCGGGTTCTTCAACCGGTGGCAGGTCGTCCAGCACATGCAGCTCGTCCGCTGGCGGCGCGCTGCCTTCCGGCAGGTCGAAGGAATGGTCGCTCAGCGTGGGTTCCTGGCGCGCACCGGCCGGGGCCGGCTGCGCAGGTTTGTCCAGGCTGACTTTATACGCTTCGGCTTCAGGCTCGGCTACCTGCTCGGCTGCTGCCGGCGCCTCGGCCTCGAACTTCGGCTCGCGCCGGCTGTCGCGCAAATAGGTGACAAAGGCGGGCGCTTCCTCGGTTTCGCGGCGGCGGAAGGGCGCCATCGGCACGGCTGTCGCCGCAATCACCGGCGCCGGCTCAGGTTCGGGTCCGGATTCGGGCACGGCTTCAGGTTCAGCTTCCGGCTCGCCGGGCAGCGCCTGGCCGATATCGAGGTCGAGCTCGATGGCTTCCTCGTCGTCGCGCCGCTCGTCCTGGCCGGCCTTCAGCTGCGCCGTTTCGGGCAGGATGCCGAAGGGATCGAACGAGGTGTCGAAGTCGAGGGTGTACACCGGCTCTGCCTCATGGCCGGCATAGGGTGGGGTGTCGTCGGGAATATCGAGCGCCAGCACTGGCGGCAGGATAGGTGCCACAGGCACCGGAGGAATCGGGCCCGCAGACGGCAACAATGCCGCGCTTGGATCGACCAGCGCGGCATTGCCGTCAAAGACTTCCTTGCAGGTGCCACAGCGTACGATGCCCCCACGTAATTTCAACTGGTCAGCGGCGACCCGAAATATCGTGTTGCAATGGGGGCATTTGGTGGCGAGGGCCATTGCTGTGCTTATGCACCTTCCGCGCGCGGCGCCGGAGCGCTGGACGCACCCAGGCGGCCGTGCAGGGCCACCCAGCCGTCTTGCTCAGCCCAGACACCGAGCTGGATGAACGGTGCGTAGGCAGCAGCGACTTCCTCGGCCTGGCGCGCCAGCACGCCCGACAGGATCAAGGCACCGCCATCTGCCACGCGGCCGGACAGCATCGGCGCCATCAGCTTCAATGGGCTCGACAGGATATTGGCCACCACGACGTCAAACTTGGCCGTGGCATGGGCCGACGTGGCGAAGGTGTCTGGCAGGAAGTAGTCGATCTCGCAACCGTTGCGTTCGGCATTGTCGCGCGCCGATTCGATCGCCTGCGGGTCGATATCGACGCCGGCGACAGTTTCCGCACCGAGTTTCTTGGCCACCATGGCCAGGATGCCGGAACCGCAACCATAGTCGAGCACGGTCTTGCCGGGCGCGGGATGCGCTTCCAGCCATTCCATGCACAAGCGCGTGGTCGGATGGCTGCCGGTGCCGAAAGCCAGGCCCGGGTCCAGCTCCAGGATCAGGCCGTCAGGGTCCGGTGCCTCGTGCCAGCTCGGCACGACCCAGATGTTCTTGCCGATGTGAATCGGCGCGAACTGCGATTGCGTCAGGCGTACCCAGTCCTGTTCTTCGACCGGACGAGTGGTGAACGCCGGCGCGTCGGCCAGGCCGATGGCGGCCGCAGCTTCTGCCACGATGGCGGCCTGGTCGGCGTCGACGTCGGTCAGCGCGACCACGCGGCTGCGTTCCCACGCCGCTTCCTTCGGTTCCATGCCGGGCTCGCCAAACAGCGGCTGCTCGGCGTCGGTGCCTTCGTCGGCGTCTTCCACCGAGACCGACAGGGCGCCCGCTTCCATCAAGGCGTCGGACATGGCCTCGGCGTTGTCGCGCGCGATCTCGATGACGATTTCAGTCCAGCTCATGCGCCCGCCTTGATTTCCGATTTCTTGGCAATGCTCGGAGTGTCGCCATGAATGTTCTTGCCCAGGTCCGGCATGTCGGCCAGCTTCTGTTCCAGGTAATGGATGTTGGTGCCGCCTTCGATGAAGCGCGCGTCAATCATCAGTTCGCGGTGCAGGGCGATATTGGTGTTGATGCCTTCGACCACCATTTCGGACAGTGCGATCTGCATGCGGCGGATGGCCTGCTCGCGCGTGGCGCCGTAAGCGATCACTTTGCCGATCATCGAGTCGTAGTGCGGTGGTACATAGTAGCCGGCATAGGCATGCGAATCGACGCGAATGCCGGGGCCGCCTGGTGCGTGCCAGGAGATGATCTTGCCTGGCGAAGGCGTAAACTTGAACGGATCTTCGGCGTTGATGCGGCACTCGATGGCGTGGCCCGACAGCAGCACGTCGCGCTGGCGATAGCGCAGCTTTTCGCCCGCAGCGATGCGGATCTGTTCCTGCACGATATCGATGCCGGTGATCATCTCGGTGACCGGATGTTCCACCTGCACGCGGGTGTTCATTTCAATGAAATAGAACTCGCCGTTTTCATACAGGAATTCAAACGTGCCGGCGCCGCGGTAGCCGATCTTGCGGCAGGCTTCGGCGCAACGGTCGCCGATCTTTTCGATCAGTTTGCGCGGAATGCCCGGCGCCGGTGCTTCTTCGATCACCTTCTGGTGGCGGCGCTGCATCGAGCAGTCGCGTTCGCCCAGCCAGACGGCGTTCTTGTGTTCGTCGGCAAGGATCTGGATTTCCACGTGGCGCGGATTTTCCAGGTACTTCTCCATATACACTTCAGGGTTGCCGAAGGCGGTGCCCGCTTCGGTCTTGGTCATCGCCACGGCGTTGATCAGGGCCGCTTCGGTGTGCACCACGCGCATGCCGCGTCCGCCACCGCCGCCGGCCGCCTTGATGATGACCGGGTAGCCGATCTTGCGCGCAATTTGCACGATCGCCTTCGGATCGTCCGGCAATGCGCCTTCCGAGCCTGGCACGCACGGTACGCCGGCCTTGATCATGGTCTGCTTGGCGGACACCTTGTCGCCCATCAGGCGGATCGATTCGGAACGGGGGCCGATAAAGACGAAGCCCGATTTTTCGACGCGTTCGGCGAAGTCGGCGTTTTCCGACAGGAAGCCGTAGCCAGGGTGGATCGCTTGCGCGTCTGTCACTTCAGCGGCGCTGATAATGGCTGGCATGTTCAGGTAGCTCAGGGCGGACTGGGCCGGCCCGATGCAAACGGATTCGTCGGCCAGCTTGACGTATTTTGCGTCCTTGTCGGCTTCAGAGTGAACTACAACCGTTTTGATGCCCATTTCGCGGCAGGCGCGCTGAATACGGAGGGCGATTTCACCACGGTTGGCAATCAGGATTTTTTCAAACATGGTAGGTTCGCGTATGTCTGTGAGAGCCGGCTAGCCGGCGGAACAACAAGTGTGAGGGGCGTTAAACTGCAAACGGCCGTTGCCGGCCGTGTGGACAGGGTATCAGCCGATCACGAACAGGGGTTGGCCGAATTCGACCGGCTGGCCGTTTTCCACCAGGATCTGGGTCACGACGCCGGCTTTGTCGGTATCGATTTCATTCAACAGCTTCATCGCTTCGATGATGCACAGGGTGTCGCCTTCCTTGACGGTGGAACCGACTTCGACGTACGCGGCGCTGCCAGGAGCGGAGGAACGGTAGAAGGTGCCGACCATCGGCGACTTGACCACGTAGCCGGTTGGCTCGGCGGCCACCACCACGGGTGCCGCTGCCGGCGCGGGCGCGGCTTGCGGGGCGGTCTGGTAAGGGGCTTGCATGCCTTGCGGCTGCATCATGACCATCTGGTTTTGCGGCATGGCCGACGATTTGACGATGCGAACCTTGCTTTCGCCTTCGGTCACTTCCAGTTCTGCGATATCCGATTCGGCGACCAGGTCGATCAAGGTCTTGAGTTTTCGTAGATC is a window of Janthinobacterium sp. J1-1 DNA encoding:
- the prmA gene encoding 50S ribosomal protein L11 methyltransferase — its product is MSWTEIVIEIARDNAEAMSDALMEAGALSVSVEDADEGTDAEQPLFGEPGMEPKEAAWERSRVVALTDVDADQAAIVAEAAAAIGLADAPAFTTRPVEEQDWVRLTQSQFAPIHIGKNIWVVPSWHEAPDPDGLILELDPGLAFGTGSHPTTRLCMEWLEAHPAPGKTVLDYGCGSGILAMVAKKLGAETVAGVDIDPQAIESARDNAERNGCEIDYFLPDTFATSAHATAKFDVVVANILSSPLKLMAPMLSGRVADGGALILSGVLARQAEEVAAAYAPFIQLGVWAEQDGWVALHGRLGASSAPAPRAEGA
- a CDS encoding DUF3426 domain-containing protein; this translates as MALATKCPHCNTIFRVAADQLKLRGGIVRCGTCKEVFDGNAALVDPSAALLPSAGPIPPVPVAPILPPVLALDIPDDTPPYAGHEAEPVYTLDFDTSFDPFGILPETAQLKAGQDERRDDEEAIELDLDIGQALPGEPEAEPEAVPESGPEPEPAPVIAATAVPMAPFRRRETEEAPAFVTYLRDSRREPKFEAEAPAAAEQVAEPEAEAYKVSLDKPAQPAPAGARQEPTLSDHSFDLPEGSAPPADELHVLDDLPPVEEPAFVTQGRRREQSGKALRIAMAAGAVALLLLLLLQVMTTFRNPLAAQFPQFKPALAALCSVSGCQVDLPAQIEALAIEQGELQTLAPYRFSYVSQLRNLGRSAQAWPNIELILNDDDGKPVLRRVVAPRDYLPAGTDVSKGFAPRSEQNIKLYFSLDQLAASGYHIAIFYP
- a CDS encoding carbohydrate kinase family protein encodes the protein MTKTSLICGSLATDTIMQFPGRFGESLLADQLHKVNVSFLVPTMRTEFGGCSGNIAYSLKMLGGDPRIVGVMGQDSAAYLERLQKLGISTANILIKADSYNAQCFVTADSDNNQINAFHPGAMSFAHENPIANAGPARVAIISPDGDQGMLKHAADLAELGIPFMFDPGQQLPRFNGEQLIDFIDKATYVSANDYEMEMLMERTGLTLPEIASRLEALVITRGENGSEIHVGGKRIDIPVVAAKEVLDPTGCGDAYRAGLLFGITNDLGWETSGRLASLLGAIKIATQGAQNHVFTPESIADQFEAAFGYRY
- a CDS encoding EamA family transporter; translated protein: MPRHAPLIPILAILGAVTALGIGTSWAKHSLFPVVGAQGTTAVRVGFSALLLLLFWRPWRWTLSGQEARTVALYGAALGAMNLCFYMSLRTIPFGLAVAIEFSGPLAVALFSSRRPLDFIWVLLAAAGLALLLPLGHDVSTLDPAGVLFALAAAVFWATYIIFGKRASHLHAGHSVSLGLFVAALVVVPVGVAHAGSALLSPAILATGLGVALISSAIPISLEMVALKRLSSQAFGIMASMEPAVAALLALTLLGEYLDAIQWLAIALIIAASVGSSVTAQRGKRVPAAILPG
- a CDS encoding YggT family protein, encoding MLITILTLIVDTIATLLGGVLLLRFWMQAVRVRPPSSVAQFTFQLTDWLVRPLRRVVPGVGGYDWASLIGAFLIVLLATCIWFIAGLPVEAVLLKALQRFLQWILYGFMALLIIEAIFSWVNPHAPLAPFVRALNEPLLRPIRKVVPLVGSLDLSLLVALILLQIAQMLVGMIFVMGR
- the accB gene encoding acetyl-CoA carboxylase biotin carboxyl carrier protein; amino-acid sequence: MDLRKLKTLIDLVAESDIAELEVTEGESKVRIVKSSAMPQNQMVMMQPQGMQAPYQTAPQAAPAPAAAPVVVAAEPTGYVVKSPMVGTFYRSSAPGSAAYVEVGSTVKEGDTLCIIEAMKLLNEIDTDKAGVVTQILVENGQPVEFGQPLFVIG
- the accC gene encoding acetyl-CoA carboxylase biotin carboxylase subunit, with the protein product MFEKILIANRGEIALRIQRACREMGIKTVVVHSEADKDAKYVKLADESVCIGPAQSALSYLNMPAIISAAEVTDAQAIHPGYGFLSENADFAERVEKSGFVFIGPRSESIRLMGDKVSAKQTMIKAGVPCVPGSEGALPDDPKAIVQIARKIGYPVIIKAAGGGGGRGMRVVHTEAALINAVAMTKTEAGTAFGNPEVYMEKYLENPRHVEIQILADEHKNAVWLGERDCSMQRRHQKVIEEAPAPGIPRKLIEKIGDRCAEACRKIGYRGAGTFEFLYENGEFYFIEMNTRVQVEHPVTEMITGIDIVQEQIRIAAGEKLRYRQRDVLLSGHAIECRINAEDPFKFTPSPGKIISWHAPGGPGIRVDSHAYAGYYVPPHYDSMIGKVIAYGATREQAIRRMQIALSEMVVEGINTNIALHRELMIDARFIEGGTNIHYLEQKLADMPDLGKNIHGDTPSIAKKSEIKAGA